A region from the Mesorhizobium sp. J8 genome encodes:
- a CDS encoding dihydrodipicolinate synthase family protein yields MTANVFSGCMPALMTPCTDDRQPDFDALVRKGRELIAAGMSAVVYCGSMGDWPLLTDAQRMEGVERLVKAGVPVIVGTGAVNTASAVAHAAHAQKVGARGLMVIPRVLSRGPSVTAQRHHFKAILAAAPALPAVIYNSPYYGFATRADLFFALRAEHPNLVGFKEFGGPADLRYAAENITSRDDEVALMIGVDTAVFHGFVNCGASGAITGIGNVLPKEVLHLVGLSQAAAKGDAEARRLAQELDAALAVLSSFDEGPDLVLYFKHMMVLKGNPEYKLHFNETDALSDSQRGYAEQQLKLFDAWYAQWSRQPVMARYAA; encoded by the coding sequence ATGACCGCCAACGTTTTTTCCGGCTGCATGCCGGCGCTGATGACGCCTTGCACCGATGACCGCCAGCCCGACTTCGACGCGCTGGTGCGCAAGGGGCGCGAACTGATCGCTGCCGGCATGTCGGCCGTCGTCTATTGCGGCTCGATGGGCGACTGGCCGCTCTTGACCGACGCGCAGCGCATGGAAGGCGTCGAGCGCCTGGTAAAGGCCGGCGTCCCGGTAATCGTCGGCACCGGCGCGGTGAATACCGCCAGCGCGGTGGCGCACGCTGCCCATGCCCAGAAGGTCGGCGCGCGAGGCTTGATGGTCATTCCGCGCGTTCTGTCGCGCGGGCCGTCGGTGACGGCGCAGCGCCACCACTTCAAGGCGATCCTCGCCGCCGCGCCCGCCCTGCCGGCGGTGATCTACAACAGCCCTTATTACGGCTTTGCCACGCGCGCCGACCTCTTCTTCGCGCTGCGCGCCGAGCATCCGAACCTGGTCGGCTTCAAGGAGTTCGGCGGCCCGGCGGATCTGCGCTACGCTGCGGAAAACATCACCAGCCGCGACGACGAGGTTGCGCTGATGATCGGTGTCGACACCGCCGTCTTCCATGGCTTCGTCAATTGCGGAGCGTCCGGTGCCATCACCGGCATCGGCAACGTGCTGCCGAAAGAAGTGCTGCATCTGGTCGGCCTCAGCCAGGCCGCGGCGAAGGGGGACGCCGAGGCGCGCCGGCTGGCGCAGGAACTGGACGCGGCGCTTGCCGTGCTGTCCTCCTTCGACGAGGGCCCGGACCTCGTGCTCTATTTCAAGCACATGATGGTGTTGAAGGGTAATCCCGAATACAAGCTGCACTTCAACGAGACGGATGCGCTGAGCGACAGCCAACGCGGCTATGCCGAGCAGCAGCTCAAGCTGTTCGACGCCTGGTATGCGCAGTGGTCGAGGCAGCCTGTCATGGCAAGATACGCGGCCTGA
- a CDS encoding AraC family transcriptional regulator has product MGKITELAGLIARHTRNPGISSTAIPRLTLIRADQPSAPVPAVYEASLCIIAQGSKRVSLADQNVVYDASSYLLVSVDLPLVGHVLEASPAAPYLCCKIDFDLAALADLLVTERRAFGEKDLPVLAVYPSDPDLIDAASRLVKLLDRPETIDALAPLIEREILYRLLTGPHGATLRQMGTVDSHLNQVSRAIATIRNGFQAQLRIDEIAAASGMSASSLHAHFKAITRMTPLEYQKQLRLQEARRLMLADGANAGTAGFAVGYDSPSQFSREYRRLFGAPPRQDIERLQAIPGSAAAY; this is encoded by the coding sequence ATGGGAAAAATCACCGAACTGGCCGGGCTGATTGCCCGGCATACCAGGAATCCGGGCATTTCAAGCACCGCGATACCCCGGCTGACGCTCATTCGTGCCGACCAGCCCAGCGCGCCGGTGCCGGCGGTCTATGAAGCCTCGCTTTGCATAATCGCCCAGGGGTCGAAACGCGTCTCGCTGGCAGACCAGAACGTGGTCTATGATGCATCGAGCTATCTCCTTGTTTCGGTCGACCTGCCTCTGGTCGGCCATGTTCTCGAGGCCAGTCCGGCCGCACCATATCTATGCTGCAAGATCGACTTCGACCTCGCGGCACTTGCCGACCTGCTTGTGACGGAGCGGCGGGCTTTTGGGGAAAAGGACTTGCCTGTGCTTGCGGTCTATCCAAGCGACCCGGACCTGATCGATGCCGCGAGCCGATTGGTGAAGCTACTCGATCGCCCCGAAACCATCGATGCTCTGGCCCCGCTGATAGAGCGCGAAATCCTCTACCGTCTGCTTACCGGTCCGCATGGCGCAACGCTTCGTCAAATGGGAACCGTGGATAGCCACCTGAACCAGGTGAGCCGCGCGATCGCAACGATTCGGAACGGCTTCCAGGCGCAATTGCGGATCGACGAGATTGCCGCGGCCTCAGGCATGAGCGCGTCGTCGCTTCATGCTCACTTCAAGGCGATCACGCGCATGACCCCGCTGGAATATCAAAAGCAGCTACGCCTGCAGGAAGCGCGGAGGCTGATGCTGGCCGACGGGGCCAACGCCGGCACGGCCGGTTTCGCAGTCGGCTATGACAGCCCGTCCCAGTTCAGTCGCGAATATCGGCGCCTGTTCGGCGCTCCGCCCCGTCAGGACATCGAGCGCCTTCAGGCCATACCCGGCTCGGCCGCGGCCTATTGA
- a CDS encoding SDR family oxidoreductase, producing the protein MTGLKDKVVLITGASSGIGEATVRELAAAGVRLFIGARRAERLKALAGKIGERVAWRELDVTNAESFDAFADAAHARFGRIDALVNNAGVMPLSPLAALKRDEWARMVNVNIFGVLNGIASVLPRFVAQKNGHVVNVASVGAHLVLPTAAVYCGTKYAVWAITEGLRQEHDDIRATIISPGVTATELGDDISDPHVAAALKEWRQKSLTPDAIARAIRFALEQPDGVDVNEVIVRPTAANM; encoded by the coding sequence ATGACGGGACTGAAAGACAAGGTTGTACTCATCACGGGCGCATCGAGCGGCATCGGCGAAGCGACGGTGCGAGAGCTTGCCGCGGCCGGCGTCAGGCTGTTCATCGGAGCCCGACGCGCCGAACGTCTGAAGGCGCTGGCCGGGAAAATCGGTGAACGCGTCGCCTGGCGCGAACTGGACGTAACGAATGCCGAGAGCTTCGACGCTTTCGCCGATGCCGCTCATGCCCGATTCGGGCGAATCGATGCGCTGGTCAACAATGCCGGCGTCATGCCGCTGTCGCCGCTTGCCGCCCTGAAACGCGACGAGTGGGCGCGCATGGTAAACGTCAACATCTTCGGCGTGCTGAACGGGATCGCGTCGGTGCTGCCGCGCTTCGTCGCGCAGAAAAACGGCCACGTCGTCAACGTGGCGTCCGTCGGCGCGCATCTCGTGCTGCCCACCGCGGCGGTCTACTGTGGTACGAAATATGCGGTGTGGGCGATCACCGAAGGCCTGCGGCAGGAGCACGACGACATCCGCGCCACGATCATCTCCCCCGGCGTGACCGCGACCGAATTGGGCGACGACATCAGCGACCCGCACGTGGCAGCGGCTTTGAAAGAGTGGCGGCAAAAGTCGCTGACGCCGGACGCCATCGCCCGTGCGATCCGCTTCGCGCTCGAACAGCCTGACGGCGTCGACGTCAACGAAGTGATCGTGCGCCCGACCGCCGCCAACATGTAG
- a CDS encoding acyl-[ACP]--phospholipid O-acyltransferase, producing MNTHLMMSRRFAPLFWTQFLSAFNDNFLKNTLVFLILFTLAKDQAASLVTLAGAVFMAPFLLLSALGGEIADRFDKALIARRLKFTEIAAAAVAVFGIALSSIPVLMTALLMFGIISALFGPIKYGILPDHLERKELPKANAWIESATFAAILGGTIAGGVVSADGIGVAVFGPIMMALAVGCWFVSRYIPSTGSAAPNLTIDKNIFRSTWRQVAELRTDMRIWRAGLMTSWFWLVGAIVLSILPSLIKDSLGGNEIAVTAYLAVFAVSIAIGSAIAAWMSQGRMVLLPAPVGTALMALFGLHLAWTIGSMQPSPQAETLAAFFAGPNTIRVAIDLAGMAIAAAFLVVPTFAAVQAWSPEARRARVVAAVSIVNAGFMTVGGILVAAIQAAGVSIAGILFGLVVANAVAAWLMLKFLPTNPFRDFVSILFRAFLRLEVEGLDNLKAAGKAPILALNHVSFLDGPLALTLTDEEPVFAIDYTIAQAWWMKPFMKLARALPLNPAKPMSTRTLIKIVQGGDPLVIFPEGRITVTGGLMKVYDGAAMVADKTGSMVVPVRIEGLETSYFSRLSSQHVRRRLFPKVKVTILEPVKLEVAQELKGRQRRAAAGSALYQVMSDLVFRTQDIGKTVLEKIIETAHERGMKELAVQDPVTGSLSYGKLLTAAAVLGEKFEHLYDGQQTLGIMLPNANGSCATLLGVMSAGKVPAMINFTAGAANILSACKAAEVRTVLTSRAFVEQAKLGPVVEEIGRSVDIVWLDDLRATIGLKDKLLGLLRKATPRVARKADDPAAILFTSGSEGTPKGVVLTHRNILANAAQAASRIDFHSGDKVFNVLPIFHSFGMTAGTVLPLISGVPVYFYPSPLHYRIVPELIYGSNATIIFGTDTFLSGYARTAHPYDFRSVRYCFAGAEPVKATTRTTYMEKFGLRILEGYGVTETAPVIAINTPMYNKSGSVGKIMPGMEYRLEPVPGVDEGGRLFVRGPNVMAGYLRAENPGVIEPLKDGWHDTGDVVTVDDAGFISIRGRAKRFAKIGGEMVSLAAVEALAGELWKGSPSAVATLPDARKGEKLILITEASGATRAEFLAFAKANGAMDLMVPAEVRVVPKVPVLGSGKLDFAGVTRMVRGEEELKVKAA from the coding sequence ATGAACACCCATCTGATGATGTCGCGGCGCTTCGCGCCTCTCTTCTGGACGCAATTCCTCTCGGCCTTCAACGACAATTTCCTGAAGAACACGCTGGTGTTCCTCATTCTCTTCACGCTGGCGAAGGATCAGGCCGCGTCCTTGGTGACGCTGGCCGGCGCTGTCTTCATGGCGCCCTTCCTGCTGCTTTCGGCACTCGGCGGCGAGATCGCCGACCGCTTCGACAAGGCGCTCATCGCGCGGCGGCTGAAATTCACCGAGATCGCCGCGGCCGCCGTCGCCGTCTTCGGCATCGCGCTGTCCTCGATCCCGGTGCTGATGACCGCGCTGCTGATGTTCGGCATCATCTCGGCGCTGTTCGGGCCGATCAAATACGGCATCCTGCCGGATCATCTCGAGCGCAAGGAACTGCCCAAGGCCAATGCCTGGATCGAGTCGGCGACCTTCGCGGCGATCCTGGGCGGCACCATTGCCGGCGGCGTCGTCTCCGCCGACGGCATCGGGGTTGCGGTGTTCGGGCCGATCATGATGGCCCTGGCCGTCGGCTGCTGGTTCGTCAGCCGCTACATCCCTTCGACAGGTTCGGCCGCTCCCAATCTTACTATCGACAAGAACATCTTCCGCTCGACTTGGCGGCAGGTCGCCGAATTGCGCACCGACATGCGCATCTGGCGCGCAGGCCTGATGACCTCCTGGTTCTGGCTGGTCGGCGCCATCGTACTGTCCATCCTGCCGTCGCTGATCAAGGATTCGCTCGGCGGCAACGAGATCGCCGTCACCGCCTATCTCGCCGTGTTCGCCGTCTCGATCGCCATCGGCTCGGCCATCGCCGCCTGGATGTCGCAGGGACGCATGGTGCTTTTGCCCGCGCCTGTCGGCACCGCGCTGATGGCGCTGTTCGGCCTGCACCTCGCCTGGACCATCGGCAGCATGCAGCCCTCGCCCCAGGCCGAGACGCTTGCCGCCTTCTTTGCCGGCCCGAACACCATCCGCGTCGCCATCGACCTCGCCGGCATGGCGATCGCCGCCGCCTTCCTCGTCGTGCCGACCTTCGCCGCCGTGCAGGCCTGGTCGCCGGAAGCTCGCCGCGCCCGCGTCGTTGCTGCGGTCAGCATCGTCAATGCCGGCTTCATGACCGTCGGCGGCATCCTCGTCGCCGCCATCCAGGCGGCGGGCGTCTCCATCGCGGGCATCCTGTTCGGCCTCGTCGTCGCCAACGCCGTCGCCGCCTGGCTGATGCTGAAATTCCTGCCGACCAATCCGTTCCGCGATTTCGTCTCGATCCTGTTCCGCGCCTTCCTGCGGCTGGAAGTCGAGGGGCTGGACAACCTCAAGGCGGCCGGCAAGGCGCCGATCCTGGCGCTCAACCATGTCAGCTTTCTCGACGGTCCGCTGGCGCTGACGCTGACCGACGAGGAACCGGTCTTCGCCATCGACTACACGATCGCCCAAGCGTGGTGGATGAAGCCGTTCATGAAGCTTGCTCGCGCCTTGCCGCTCAATCCGGCCAAGCCGATGTCGACCCGAACGCTGATCAAGATCGTGCAGGGCGGCGATCCGCTGGTCATCTTCCCGGAAGGCCGCATCACCGTCACCGGCGGCCTGATGAAGGTCTATGACGGCGCCGCCATGGTCGCCGACAAGACCGGCTCGATGGTGGTGCCGGTGCGCATCGAGGGGCTGGAGACGAGCTATTTCTCACGGCTCTCCTCCCAGCATGTGCGCCGCCGCCTGTTCCCGAAGGTCAAGGTGACCATCCTGGAGCCGGTGAAGCTCGAAGTCGCGCAGGAACTGAAGGGGCGCCAGCGTCGCGCCGCCGCGGGCTCGGCGCTCTACCAGGTGATGTCGGACCTCGTCTTCCGCACCCAGGACATCGGCAAGACGGTGCTCGAGAAGATCATCGAGACGGCGCACGAACGCGGCATGAAGGAGCTTGCGGTGCAGGATCCCGTCACCGGTTCGCTGAGCTACGGCAAGCTGCTAACCGCCGCCGCCGTGCTCGGCGAGAAGTTCGAGCACCTCTATGACGGACAGCAGACGCTGGGCATCATGCTGCCCAACGCCAACGGCTCCTGCGCCACGCTGCTCGGCGTCATGTCGGCCGGCAAGGTGCCGGCGATGATCAACTTCACCGCGGGTGCGGCGAACATCCTGTCGGCCTGCAAGGCGGCCGAGGTGCGGACCGTGCTCACCTCGCGCGCCTTCGTCGAGCAGGCAAAGCTCGGGCCGGTGGTCGAGGAGATCGGCCGTTCGGTCGACATCGTCTGGCTAGACGATCTGCGCGCCACGATCGGCCTCAAGGACAAGCTGCTTGGACTGTTGCGCAAGGCGACGCCGCGGGTGGCGCGCAAGGCCGACGATCCGGCGGCGATCCTGTTCACCTCCGGCTCGGAAGGAACGCCCAAGGGCGTGGTGCTCACCCACCGCAACATCCTGGCCAATGCGGCCCAGGCCGCTTCGCGCATCGACTTCCATTCGGGCGACAAGGTGTTCAACGTGCTGCCGATCTTCCACTCCTTCGGCATGACGGCGGGCACGGTGCTGCCGCTGATTTCCGGCGTGCCGGTCTATTTCTACCCCTCGCCGCTGCACTACCGCATCGTGCCGGAACTGATCTACGGGTCGAACGCGACGATCATCTTCGGCACCGACACGTTCCTGTCCGGCTACGCCCGCACGGCGCATCCTTACGACTTCCGATCGGTGCGCTACTGCTTCGCCGGCGCCGAGCCGGTCAAGGCCACCACGCGCACGACTTATATGGAGAAGTTCGGCCTGCGTATCCTGGAAGGCTACGGCGTGACCGAAACCGCGCCGGTGATCGCCATCAACACGCCGATGTACAACAAATCGGGCAGCGTCGGTAAGATCATGCCCGGCATGGAGTACCGCCTCGAGCCGGTGCCGGGCGTCGACGAAGGCGGGCGGCTTTTCGTGCGCGGCCCCAACGTCATGGCCGGCTACCTGCGCGCCGAGAATCCGGGCGTGATCGAGCCGCTGAAGGATGGTTGGCACGACACCGGCGATGTCGTCACCGTCGACGATGCGGGCTTCATCTCGATCCGCGGCCGCGCCAAGCGCTTCGCCAAGATCGGCGGCGAGATGGTCTCGCTTGCCGCGGTGGAGGCGCTGGCGGGCGAATTGTGGAAAGGCTCGCCGTCGGCCGTCGCCACGCTGCCGGACGCGCGCAAGGGCGAGAAGCTGATCCTGATCACGGAAGCTTCCGGCGCCACCCGCGCCGAGTTCCTCGCCTTCGCCAAGGCCAACGGCGCCATGGACCTGATGGTGCCGGCCGAAGTGCGCGTGGTGCCGAAAGTGCCGGTGCTCGGCTCCGGCAAGCTCGACTTCGCCGGCGTGACCAGGATGGTGCGCGGCGAGGAAGAGCTGAAGGTCAAGGCCGCCTGA
- a CDS encoding MgtC/SapB family protein: MLDPLCCDMPLHPTWPDLVGRLLLTLLAGFLIGLNREARGHSAGLRTTILVGLAACVAMIQANMLLDVSGKGPGSFVRMDVMRFPLGVLTGVGFIGGGAILRRGDLVTGVTTAATMWIMTMIGLALGGGQYGLGAIATVLTLVTLQGLKWVDLKISRDHKAMLSVSWPNNSPPDLDGMIRTLGYDARLVSMENAGGNRFVFSFQIRWKQPDADQPSTDVLGVVAEHCTIERFEVISEKPN, encoded by the coding sequence ATGTTAGACCCGCTTTGCTGCGACATGCCGCTTCATCCGACCTGGCCGGACCTTGTCGGGCGGCTGCTGCTGACTTTGCTCGCCGGCTTTCTCATCGGCCTGAACCGGGAAGCGCGAGGCCATTCCGCCGGGCTGCGCACGACCATACTGGTCGGTCTGGCGGCCTGCGTGGCCATGATCCAGGCCAACATGCTTCTCGACGTCTCCGGCAAAGGGCCTGGCTCCTTCGTGCGCATGGATGTGATGCGATTTCCGCTCGGCGTGCTTACCGGCGTCGGCTTCATCGGCGGCGGCGCGATCCTGCGACGGGGCGATCTCGTCACCGGCGTAACCACCGCCGCCACGATGTGGATCATGACCATGATCGGCCTTGCCTTGGGCGGCGGCCAATACGGCCTCGGCGCGATCGCGACGGTGCTGACTCTGGTCACGCTGCAGGGGCTGAAATGGGTCGATCTCAAGATTTCGCGCGACCACAAGGCGATGCTTTCCGTCTCATGGCCGAACAACTCGCCGCCCGACCTCGATGGCATGATACGAACACTCGGCTACGATGCCCGCCTCGTCAGCATGGAGAACGCCGGCGGCAACCGTTTCGTTTTCTCGTTCCAAATCCGATGGAAGCAGCCGGATGCGGACCAGCCTTCAACCGACGTGCTGGGCGTGGTCGCCGAGCATTGCACGATTGAGCGGTTCGAGGTGATCAGCGAAAAGCCCAACTGA
- a CDS encoding peptide ABC transporter permease, which yields MSKDRDREGPVFSGQNARQGEIILRTRAQRIIFIAGLVGIVVLTLVVSLAAH from the coding sequence ATGAGCAAGGATCGCGACCGCGAAGGGCCGGTCTTCTCCGGTCAGAATGCCCGGCAGGGCGAGATCATCCTGCGCACGCGCGCGCAACGCATCATCTTCATCGCAGGGTTGGTCGGCATCGTGGTGCTGACGCTGGTGGTTAGCCTCGCGGCTCATTGA
- the fba gene encoding class II fructose-bisphosphate aldolase (catalyzes the reversible aldol condensation of dihydroxyacetonephosphate and glyceraldehyde 3-phosphate in the Calvin cycle, glycolysis, and/or gluconeogenesis) → MARITLRQLLDHAAEHGYGVPAFNMNNMEQGLAIMEAAEETKSPVILQASRGARAYANDVVLAKLIDALVEIHPDIPVCMHLDHGNNEATCVTAIQYGFTSVMMDGSLKEDGKSPADYAYNSGITRRVVDMAHWGGVSVEGEIGVLGSLESGGGEQEDGHGVEGAISHDQLLTDPVQAEQFVRDTHVDALAVAMGTSHGAYKFSRKPDGAVLAMNVIEEIHRRLPNMHLVMHGSSSVPEELQEIINKYGGQMKPTWGVPVEEIQRGIKHGVRKINIDTDNRMALTGAIRKVLTENPSEFDPRKYLTPAMAAMKKLCKERFEQFGTAGNAPKIKPIPLAEMAKRYKSGSLDPKFG, encoded by the coding sequence TTGGCTCGCATCACACTGAGACAATTGCTCGACCATGCCGCCGAACACGGCTATGGCGTGCCTGCCTTCAACATGAACAACATGGAACAGGGGCTCGCCATCATGGAAGCGGCCGAGGAGACCAAGTCGCCGGTGATCCTGCAGGCCAGCCGCGGCGCGCGCGCCTATGCCAATGACGTGGTGCTGGCCAAGCTGATCGACGCGCTGGTCGAGATCCATCCCGACATCCCGGTCTGCATGCATCTCGACCACGGCAACAACGAAGCGACCTGCGTCACCGCGATCCAGTACGGCTTCACCTCGGTGATGATGGACGGCTCGCTGAAGGAGGACGGCAAGTCGCCGGCCGACTACGCCTATAATTCCGGCATCACGCGCCGCGTCGTCGACATGGCGCATTGGGGCGGCGTCTCGGTGGAGGGCGAGATCGGCGTGCTGGGCTCGCTGGAAAGCGGCGGCGGCGAGCAGGAGGACGGCCACGGCGTCGAGGGCGCGATCAGCCACGACCAGCTCTTGACCGATCCGGTGCAGGCGGAACAGTTCGTGCGCGACACGCATGTCGACGCGCTGGCGGTGGCCATGGGCACCAGCCACGGCGCCTACAAATTCTCGCGCAAGCCGGACGGCGCGGTGCTGGCGATGAATGTGATCGAGGAGATCCACCGCCGCCTGCCCAACATGCATCTCGTCATGCACGGCTCGTCCTCGGTGCCGGAGGAGCTGCAGGAGATCATCAACAAATATGGCGGCCAGATGAAGCCGACCTGGGGCGTGCCGGTGGAGGAGATCCAGCGCGGCATCAAACATGGCGTGCGCAAGATCAACATCGACACCGACAACCGCATGGCGCTGACCGGCGCGATCCGCAAGGTGCTGACCGAGAACCCGTCGGAGTTCGACCCGCGCAAATATCTGACGCCGGCGATGGCGGCGATGAAGAAGCTCTGCAAGGAGCGCTTCGAGCAGTTCGGCACCGCCGGCAACGCGCCGAAGATCAAGCCGATCCCGCTGGCCGAAATGGCCAAACGCTACAAGTCGGGCAGCCTGGATCCGAAATTCGGCTGA
- a CDS encoding FadR/GntR family transcriptional regulator yields MTPFMAGSSNTGLHGRLLNEIGQSIVSGEFTPGDQLPNGDDWSASYGASRTGLREVIKVLAGKGMVEMRPRTGTRVRPRRDWNFLDPDVLMWRFGPRATAEDARSLFELRRAIEPMAGALAAERATPEQIAELWDILDEMEKAGDDGERFAVPDLAFHQSILHMSGNELIGSLAALIETALIISFRLSDDNPAGQSHSLRLHQEIAENIEKRDPAATSKALIALLDGAEEDVRLSLAARQGSRT; encoded by the coding sequence ATGACGCCGTTCATGGCCGGCTCGTCCAACACCGGCTTGCACGGCAGGCTGCTCAACGAGATCGGCCAAAGCATCGTCAGCGGCGAATTCACGCCCGGCGACCAGTTGCCGAACGGCGACGACTGGAGCGCCTCCTATGGCGCCAGCCGCACGGGCCTGCGCGAAGTCATCAAGGTTCTGGCCGGCAAGGGCATGGTGGAGATGCGCCCGCGCACGGGAACGCGGGTGCGCCCGCGGCGGGACTGGAATTTCCTCGACCCGGACGTGCTGATGTGGCGGTTCGGGCCGCGGGCGACGGCCGAGGACGCGCGTTCCTTGTTCGAGCTGCGCCGCGCCATCGAGCCGATGGCCGGAGCGCTGGCGGCGGAGCGCGCCACGCCCGAGCAGATAGCCGAGCTGTGGGACATCCTGGACGAAATGGAAAAGGCGGGCGACGACGGCGAGCGCTTCGCTGTTCCCGACCTCGCCTTCCATCAGTCCATCCTGCACATGTCCGGAAACGAGCTGATCGGCTCGCTGGCGGCCCTGATCGAGACGGCGCTGATCATCAGCTTCCGGCTTTCGGACGACAATCCGGCCGGGCAGAGCCATTCGCTGAGGCTGCATCAGGAAATCGCCGAGAACATCGAGAAGCGCGATCCCGCGGCCACCAGCAAGGCCCTGATTGCCCTGCTGGACGGCGCGGAGGAAGATGTGCGGCTTTCGCTCGCGGCCAGGCAGGGCAGCCGGACATAG
- a CDS encoding autotransporter outer membrane beta-barrel domain-containing protein, producing the protein MYILNREALEGNPDEEAVGFYRYLRPYGNALSGEVHADIMGALVDDSRFARDSANRRLRSAFDADDVSLTTAAIDATGLHAAPATAGGIVIWSEALAMTGNANGSGNAAGFDRTTAGFVGGADIPLASWRLGVLAGYSRTNFDVSDRASSGSSDNYDLGLYAGTQWGDFGFRAGAIYGWHDINVRRNVVFPAFSESLSAGYRAETAQAFGELAYKLDTSLGAFEPFANLAYVHLDANGFAETGGATSALTSQGASSENTFSTLGLRASTRFGTGMTALHGMLGWQHAYGDVQPATTLTFNTGASFASAGVPIARDALALEAGFDVFLSPKATLGASYSGQIAKEAQGHTFKINFDLKL; encoded by the coding sequence ATGTACATCCTGAACCGGGAAGCGCTGGAGGGGAATCCCGACGAGGAGGCCGTCGGCTTCTATCGCTACCTCCGCCCTTACGGCAACGCGCTTTCCGGTGAGGTCCATGCCGACATCATGGGCGCGCTTGTCGACGACAGCCGCTTCGCGCGGGATTCGGCAAACCGCCGGCTTCGTTCGGCCTTCGATGCTGATGACGTGTCCCTCACCACAGCGGCCATCGATGCCACGGGACTGCATGCCGCGCCCGCCACGGCCGGCGGCATCGTGATCTGGAGCGAGGCGCTTGCCATGACCGGCAATGCCAACGGCTCGGGCAATGCCGCCGGCTTCGACCGCACGACCGCCGGCTTCGTCGGCGGCGCCGACATTCCTCTGGCAAGCTGGCGGCTGGGCGTGCTCGCCGGCTACAGCCGCACCAATTTCGACGTCAGCGACCGCGCTTCCTCCGGTTCCAGCGACAATTACGACCTCGGCCTCTATGCCGGCACGCAATGGGGAGATTTCGGCTTCCGGGCCGGTGCGATCTATGGCTGGCATGATATAAACGTCAGGCGCAACGTCGTCTTCCCGGCTTTCAGCGAGTCCTTGTCCGCGGGCTACAGGGCCGAGACCGCGCAGGCCTTCGGCGAGCTCGCTTACAAGCTCGACACGAGCCTGGGGGCGTTCGAACCTTTCGCCAATCTGGCCTATGTCCATCTGGACGCCAACGGCTTTGCCGAAACCGGCGGCGCCACCTCGGCTTTGACCAGTCAAGGTGCGTCGAGCGAAAACACGTTCTCGACGCTGGGCCTGCGCGCCTCGACCCGGTTCGGGACGGGCATGACCGCCCTGCATGGCATGCTCGGTTGGCAGCACGCCTATGGCGATGTCCAGCCGGCAACGACGCTTACCTTCAACACGGGGGCGTCCTTCGCCAGCGCCGGCGTGCCGATCGCCAGGGACGCATTGGCGCTGGAAGCCGGCTTCGATGTGTTCCTGTCACCCAAGGCAACGCTCGGCGCATCCTATTCCGGCCAGATCGCCAAGGAAGCCCAGGGACACACCTTCAAGATCAACTTCGACCTGAAGCTGTAG
- a CDS encoding 6,7-dimethyl-8-ribityllumazine synthase has translation MNQHLLKDHTLRRVAVIRARWHADIVDQCVAAFEAELAALGGFAVEVFDVPGAYEIPLHAKTLAGTGRYAAILGTAFVVNGGIYRHDFVASAVIDGMMNVQLMTGVPVLSAVLTPHNYHDSAEHHRFFHEHFTAKGKEAAKACVEILAARAKIAA, from the coding sequence ATGAATCAGCATCTCCTCAAAGACCATACACTCCGTCGTGTCGCCGTCATCCGGGCGCGCTGGCACGCCGATATCGTCGATCAGTGCGTGGCGGCGTTCGAAGCGGAGCTTGCCGCGCTCGGCGGCTTTGCGGTCGAGGTCTTCGACGTGCCGGGAGCCTATGAGATCCCGCTGCACGCCAAGACGCTCGCCGGGACCGGCCGCTATGCGGCGATCCTCGGCACTGCCTTCGTGGTCAATGGCGGCATCTACCGGCACGACTTCGTGGCGAGCGCCGTGATCGACGGCATGATGAACGTGCAGCTCATGACCGGCGTGCCGGTGCTGTCGGCGGTGCTGACGCCGCACAACTACCATGACAGCGCCGAGCATCACCGCTTCTTCCACGAGCATTTCACCGCAAAGGGCAAGGAAGCGGCGAAAGCCTGCGTCGAGATCCTCGCCGCGCGCGCCAAGATCGCTGCGTGA